A stretch of Blautia liquoris DNA encodes these proteins:
- a CDS encoding acyl-ACP--UDP-N- acetylglucosamine O-acyltransferase, translating into MKKYELIHEVYDLCNGRPDSRIEEIETDNLDEYLKGRISKAATYEKDERDDDSVLYTVMTNGQKENYTFSPIS; encoded by the coding sequence ATGAAGAAATATGAATTGATCCACGAAGTTTATGATCTGTGCAACGGACGTCCGGATTCCAGAATTGAAGAGATTGAGACAGATAATCTTGATGAGTATCTGAAAGGACGGATAAGTAAAGCTGCAACCTATGAAAAAGACGAAAGAGATGACGATTCGGTGCTCTATACGGTAATGACAAATGGGCAGAAAGAGAATTATACGTTTTCCCCTATAAGTTAA
- a CDS encoding GntR family transcriptional regulator encodes MYQKEQLSDKYTNIILEDIKNGIYSNADILPAESSIAEHYGISRTMLRDCLSTLEREGFITRKHGLGTFINKPVMDVKVRMDIETEFLDMVKKAGYKPGAKNISSEMIQSDEINKKLRLRDKQILKVVRTITADGHPAIYCEDYIPEDMIENSDYDPKTFEKTIFYFMEKYCNTRVNLDLTEVSAIKADEFISEKLEIQYGNAILYLDEIGYNLVGQPVLYSKEYYANEYFHHMILRKNI; translated from the coding sequence TTGTACCAAAAAGAACAATTATCGGATAAATACACGAACATTATCCTTGAGGATATTAAGAATGGAATTTATTCAAATGCTGATATTCTGCCTGCGGAGAGTTCCATAGCAGAGCATTACGGTATCAGCAGAACAATGTTGAGAGACTGTTTGTCAACATTGGAAAGGGAGGGGTTTATCACCAGAAAGCATGGTCTGGGTACTTTTATAAACAAACCGGTCATGGATGTAAAGGTTCGTATGGATATTGAAACTGAATTTTTAGACATGGTGAAAAAGGCCGGATACAAACCAGGCGCAAAAAACATCTCTTCTGAAATGATTCAGTCAGATGAGATAAATAAAAAACTCAGACTGCGTGACAAACAAATTCTTAAAGTCGTCCGGACGATAACAGCTGATGGACATCCGGCTATTTATTGCGAAGACTATATACCCGAAGACATGATTGAGAACAGCGATTATGATCCAAAGACATTTGAAAAGACGATTTTTTATTTCATGGAAAAGTATTGTAATACGCGTGTAAATTTGGATCTTACGGAAGTTTCAGCAATAAAAGCAGATGAATTCATATCCGAAAAACTGGAGATCCAATACGGAAATGCAATTTTATATTTAGATGAGATTGGTTATAATCTGGTAGGACAGCCAGTACTTTACTCAAAAGAATATTATGCAAATGAATATTTTCATCATATGATTTTGAGGAAAAACATCTGA
- a CDS encoding glycoside hydrolase family 88 protein, with protein MDELQWAESVSEKIKKKLEITAKRNAHKIPYTTDEGVFDDKSKDQICWWTNGFWGGIMWQMYHATGEKMYFDIAQYNEKELDRNLMNAQGMDHDSGFRWLPTAVCDYRITKDPASKNRGLLAANDLAGRFNSAGSFIRAWNDSGDASKAGWAIIDCMMNLPLLYWAYDETKDPRFIHIATAHANMAEKYFIRPDGSANHIVAFDPVTGDFVKTFGGQGYAEGSSWTRGQGWALYGFVLSYIHTKNESYLNTAKRVANYFIANMGPDALIPVDFRQPEECKLEDSTASAIAACGMLEIEKYVPQNEKHVYHQAAIKLLRVLDEKRCSWDNDCDNILEKCTGAFHDEKHEYSIIYGDYYFIEAIWKLTEQDIFIW; from the coding sequence ATGGACGAATTACAGTGGGCAGAGTCAGTATCGGAGAAAATTAAGAAAAAGCTTGAGATTACAGCGAAAAGGAATGCGCATAAGATTCCTTACACAACAGATGAGGGTGTTTTTGATGACAAATCAAAAGATCAGATATGTTGGTGGACGAATGGATTCTGGGGTGGAATTATGTGGCAGATGTACCATGCCACCGGTGAGAAGATGTATTTCGATATCGCACAATATAACGAGAAGGAATTGGACCGTAATCTGATGAATGCACAGGGAATGGATCATGACAGTGGTTTCAGGTGGCTGCCGACAGCGGTCTGTGATTATCGAATTACTAAAGATCCGGCATCAAAAAACAGAGGACTTTTGGCTGCCAATGATCTTGCCGGACGTTTCAATTCTGCCGGTTCTTTTATCCGTGCCTGGAATGATAGCGGTGATGCGAGTAAAGCCGGATGGGCAATTATAGACTGTATGATGAATCTTCCGCTGCTGTACTGGGCCTATGACGAAACAAAAGACCCACGTTTTATCCATATAGCAACTGCACACGCGAATATGGCGGAAAAGTATTTTATACGGCCGGATGGATCCGCAAATCATATCGTTGCGTTTGACCCAGTAACAGGAGATTTTGTCAAGACCTTTGGCGGACAGGGTTATGCAGAAGGTTCTTCCTGGACGAGAGGACAGGGATGGGCACTTTATGGTTTTGTGTTGAGCTATATACATACGAAGAATGAATCCTATCTAAATACCGCAAAACGCGTGGCGAATTATTTTATTGCGAATATGGGACCTGATGCTCTTATACCAGTGGATTTCAGACAGCCTGAGGAGTGTAAACTTGAGGACTCCACCGCATCGGCAATTGCAGCATGTGGAATGCTCGAAATCGAAAAGTATGTTCCTCAGAATGAAAAACATGTCTACCATCAGGCAGCGATAAAACTGCTTCGGGTTTTGGACGAAAAACGGTGCAGTTGGGATAATGACTGCGATAATATTCTGGAGAAATGCACGGGAGCATTCCATGACGAGAAACATGAGTACTCGATTATATACGGGGATTATTACTTTATTGAAGCTATATGGAAATTGACTGAGCAGGACATTTTCATCTGGTAA
- a CDS encoding helix-turn-helix domain-containing protein: MLGIKLFTGAGDRMRIQKWRQKDYRNSSTKLKYFFSYFILLSLLLFGFFLAVRFQLSNIYTKNLNGQAKKRLEDAQEDLSRDLISVDQVNSLLIKDMDIIMTRYINDDWYHYQAAKKLDSYSTGNNIIDSICYIDLKNHTILSSGRHIRLINDVYEIYDGKNYIKFPLDEYSNTMKNQLISLQTKESRLLVYLPYNNRFQSFQVFYILDLREIKNLMDSVISPGITSVGILNEKKDIIAGSNTTMLNSCVKKTKDVHKSANAEDETLYIESNLPSNYSIAAVLSNKDIVDMVGKAFQNTYIILLVLFGVGLIVILFSMRLTYWPLHRLTEKLIPSYRANQGYVEQLDLAFTSMSSENQELQEKVDSYRLSMQKSILDSIVNRNSEISLENNVDIDALFSLDKDSTIFIVKIATPEKKTMSARDIKQLIDDSLPGNTPGTLLENAEEYMVFLVHYAGTENDKGEVLHLLMSDLYDATGYKISISNSTLSPLEIPHLYENAMIASKYWTRHPVISYDDISNRRSERSNLAYPYEQLDQLGHSLASLQFEQAKVIVDELLSLLDKSMDSSSLMPDFFIRCVLIDILSGIVNSMNRLNIKFSSYSELYFNALYLCRSTAYAEERGGISESIHTLIDTYEAEYENAAIQVDQIEKILQENYTSPDFSISSLADHFNVSIAYMSYLFKKNYKVNFIDYLWELRMNKAKEMLSMTNTNINEISIAVGYLNTSSFRRRFKQETGQTPSQYRKTKEKSK, from the coding sequence ATGCTGGGGATTAAATTATTTACAGGGGCAGGGGATAGGATGCGAATACAGAAGTGGAGACAAAAAGATTACAGGAACAGCAGCACAAAACTGAAATATTTTTTTTCGTATTTCATTCTTCTAAGTCTCCTGCTCTTTGGATTTTTTCTGGCAGTACGATTTCAATTATCAAACATATATACAAAAAATTTAAATGGACAGGCTAAGAAAAGGCTCGAAGATGCGCAGGAAGACCTGTCCAGAGACTTAATTTCTGTGGATCAGGTAAATTCTCTACTGATTAAAGACATGGATATTATCATGACACGATATATCAATGATGACTGGTATCACTATCAGGCGGCTAAAAAGCTGGATAGTTACAGCACAGGAAATAATATTATTGATTCGATTTGCTATATTGATTTAAAAAATCATACGATATTATCCTCTGGCAGACATATCCGGCTTATCAATGATGTTTATGAAATATATGATGGGAAAAACTATATTAAATTCCCCTTGGACGAGTATTCCAATACAATGAAAAATCAGTTAATATCATTACAGACAAAAGAATCCAGGCTGCTTGTTTATCTTCCTTATAATAACCGTTTTCAAAGTTTTCAGGTGTTTTATATCCTCGATTTGAGAGAAATAAAGAATCTTATGGATTCTGTTATTTCGCCAGGTATTACGTCAGTGGGAATCCTTAATGAGAAAAAAGATATAATTGCGGGTTCCAACACAACAATGCTGAATTCTTGTGTTAAGAAGACAAAAGATGTACATAAATCTGCGAATGCCGAGGATGAGACCCTATACATTGAAAGCAATCTCCCGAGTAACTATTCGATTGCAGCAGTTTTGTCGAATAAAGATATTGTTGATATGGTAGGTAAGGCGTTTCAGAATACGTATATAATACTTCTAGTCTTGTTTGGGGTAGGACTAATTGTGATACTTTTCTCTATGAGGCTTACGTACTGGCCGCTTCATCGACTTACTGAGAAACTGATTCCATCCTATCGGGCGAATCAGGGCTATGTGGAGCAGTTAGACCTTGCATTTACTAGTATGTCGTCTGAGAATCAGGAACTTCAGGAAAAGGTTGATTCCTATCGACTTTCCATGCAGAAATCAATTCTTGATTCTATCGTGAACCGTAATAGTGAGATCAGTCTTGAAAATAATGTAGATATAGATGCCCTGTTTAGTTTAGATAAAGATAGTACAATTTTTATTGTCAAAATTGCAACGCCGGAAAAAAAGACAATGTCTGCCAGAGATATCAAACAATTGATTGACGATTCGCTTCCGGGGAACACGCCGGGTACATTATTGGAAAATGCGGAAGAGTACATGGTTTTTTTAGTTCATTATGCCGGGACGGAGAACGATAAAGGAGAAGTATTACACCTTTTGATGTCAGACTTATATGACGCAACAGGATATAAAATATCCATCAGTAACAGTACTTTATCCCCCCTTGAGATTCCTCATTTGTATGAAAATGCTATGATTGCCAGTAAATATTGGACTCGTCATCCGGTTATATCCTATGATGATATTTCTAATCGGAGATCAGAGAGGAGTAATCTCGCTTATCCCTACGAGCAGCTGGATCAATTGGGGCACAGTCTGGCATCTTTGCAGTTTGAACAGGCGAAAGTTATTGTAGACGAGTTGCTGTCTTTGCTGGATAAGTCTATGGACAGCAGCAGCCTGATGCCTGATTTCTTCATCCGGTGTGTTTTAATTGACATTTTGTCAGGCATTGTAAACAGTATGAACCGTCTGAATATAAAATTCTCAAGTTATAGTGAGCTGTATTTTAACGCATTGTATCTGTGCCGCAGCACTGCGTATGCAGAAGAGCGGGGTGGAATATCCGAATCTATTCATACACTGATTGATACCTATGAAGCGGAATATGAGAACGCTGCTATTCAAGTTGACCAGATAGAAAAGATTCTACAGGAAAATTATACGTCCCCAGATTTTTCAATTTCGAGTCTAGCTGATCATTTTAACGTCAGCATCGCCTACATGAGCTACCTGTTCAAAAAGAACTACAAAGTGAATTTTATCGATTATCTTTGGGAGCTCAGGATGAATAAGGCGAAAGAAATGCTCAGTATGACAAACACAAATATTAATGAGATCAGTATAGCTGTCGGTTATCTCAATACTTCCAGTTTTCGGCGTAGGTTCAAGCAGGAGACGGGGCAGACACCATCGCAGTATAGAAAAACAAAAGAAAAAAGTAAATAA
- a CDS encoding polysaccharide deacetylase family protein yields the protein MSYKIDGRTNGPFITWPGNSRIAVMITFDFDAEFLRISRAVSKGTTIGFSDYSRGQYGPHEGLKRCLDILELHNVKSTFFVPGIVAERYGRQVESICEHGHEIACHGYMHESKKDITKEEETEILEKSETALMSITGKHPVGHRGPQSVIHAFTPELLLERGYLYSSSMKDCDWAYLWEKEGKSLPLVELPCDITMDDFTYFYFTFSDPAVRSMYTNREVFGNWKAEFDGLTEEGNKIFILKLHPQMIGRASRISALGRFIAYMKSHGAWITTCEEVARYVKGGFVS from the coding sequence ATGTCATATAAGATAGACGGGAGAACGAATGGTCCCTTTATTACGTGGCCGGGTAACAGCCGGATTGCGGTGATGATCACTTTTGATTTTGATGCGGAGTTTCTTCGAATATCCCGGGCAGTCTCAAAGGGAACAACGATAGGATTCTCAGATTATTCCAGAGGACAGTACGGCCCTCATGAAGGTTTAAAAAGATGTCTGGATATTCTGGAACTACACAATGTCAAATCAACTTTCTTTGTTCCGGGAATTGTGGCGGAGCGTTATGGCCGTCAGGTTGAATCTATCTGTGAACATGGGCATGAGATTGCATGCCATGGGTACATGCATGAGTCAAAAAAAGACATTACCAAAGAGGAGGAGACAGAGATACTCGAAAAAAGTGAAACAGCACTCATGAGCATCACGGGAAAGCACCCGGTGGGACATCGCGGGCCTCAGAGCGTTATTCATGCTTTTACACCAGAACTGCTCCTGGAAAGAGGATATCTATACAGTTCTTCCATGAAAGACTGTGATTGGGCCTATCTATGGGAAAAGGAGGGCAAAAGCCTGCCGCTTGTGGAACTGCCTTGTGATATCACTATGGACGATTTTACGTATTTTTATTTTACTTTCAGCGACCCGGCTGTTCGCTCTATGTATACAAACCGAGAGGTGTTTGGAAACTGGAAAGCCGAATTTGATGGTCTTACAGAGGAAGGCAATAAGATATTTATCTTAAAACTCCATCCACAGATGATCGGAAGAGCCAGTCGTATATCGGCGCTGGGGAGATTTATTGCGTATATGAAAAGCCATGGTGCATGGATTACCACATGTGAGGAAGTGGCGAGATATGTGAAAGGAGGTTTTGTGTCATGA
- a CDS encoding transporter substrate-binding domain-containing protein — MKKIALLLCTILAVGSFAACSGNSADNTSNAKTKQESDTAGSSADKKAAEDVKDNPLKGKTIKVGCSATFVPFESIEMKPDGTKDYVGMNIDLINAIVEKNGGKVEYTDMPFKSLMAAIQANQIDMASGGMAPTEEREKTLDFSEIFFYPRNAIIYREDDNYPDLNSLKNKKVAYVFGTNYQQVAESIDGAETVGIQGSPATIEEVKSKRADACIVDGAGATEFLKTNQGLKMSLLDKTDDCFAFGFPKNSPYYETINGTLKEMMSNGELDKIIADHLSEEFILK, encoded by the coding sequence ATGAAAAAAATCGCATTATTATTATGCACCATACTGGCCGTTGGATCTTTTGCGGCATGTTCAGGAAACTCTGCAGACAACACGTCAAACGCAAAAACGAAACAGGAATCGGACACCGCAGGAAGTTCGGCAGATAAAAAGGCTGCTGAAGATGTTAAAGATAATCCGCTGAAGGGAAAAACAATCAAGGTCGGATGTTCGGCAACATTTGTCCCGTTTGAATCCATTGAAATGAAACCAGACGGAACGAAGGACTATGTTGGGATGAACATTGATCTCATCAATGCCATTGTTGAAAAAAACGGGGGAAAAGTGGAGTATACCGATATGCCATTTAAAAGTCTGATGGCTGCAATTCAGGCAAATCAAATTGATATGGCAAGCGGCGGAATGGCTCCCACCGAAGAGAGAGAAAAAACACTCGATTTCAGTGAAATCTTTTTCTATCCCAGAAATGCTATTATATACCGTGAGGATGACAACTATCCGGATCTGAATTCATTAAAGAACAAAAAAGTCGCTTACGTTTTCGGAACTAATTATCAACAAGTCGCTGAGAGTATTGACGGGGCCGAAACTGTTGGTATTCAGGGAAGCCCTGCCACCATAGAAGAAGTCAAAAGCAAACGTGCAGATGCATGTATTGTAGATGGTGCCGGTGCAACAGAATTTCTGAAGACAAATCAGGGACTTAAGATGAGTCTTCTTGACAAAACGGATGACTGCTTTGCCTTCGGATTCCCAAAGAATTCTCCGTATTATGAAACCATAAACGGCACTTTGAAGGAAATGATGAGTAATGGAGAGCTGGATAAAATTATCGCTGATCATCTAAGCGAGGAATTCATCCTGAAATAA
- a CDS encoding polysaccharide deacetylase family protein, whose product MIWPNKKRIAVMMAFDLDAETMWTTHGEGSRGHITDLSRGAYGPKQGVPRILDMLDTHGVRATFFIPGVIAERYPDVVREIGRRGHEIGFHGYLHEEFPDTTYEEEDATMSRCEKIIYDLTGQKIVGHRGPGGVIHDYSLKLLLEHGYIYSSNWRDSDGPFIHKIDGKEIPLVELPKDSIFDDTAYDFYTDSAPERYELKSPGEMFEIWKDEFDSLAVENRMINFVLHPQFVGRVSRVNMLSDLIGYMLSNGAWIDTNRDVAQYVLDHKTF is encoded by the coding sequence ATGATTTGGCCAAATAAGAAAAGAATCGCTGTTATGATGGCATTTGATCTGGATGCGGAGACGATGTGGACGACACATGGAGAAGGAAGCCGAGGTCACATTACGGATCTTTCTCGCGGTGCATATGGACCGAAACAAGGAGTGCCCAGAATCCTTGATATGCTGGATACTCACGGTGTTAGAGCTACATTTTTCATACCGGGTGTTATTGCAGAGAGATATCCTGACGTAGTTCGCGAAATAGGCAGGAGAGGGCATGAGATCGGCTTTCACGGGTACCTTCATGAAGAATTTCCCGACACAACTTATGAAGAGGAAGATGCGACGATGAGCCGTTGTGAAAAGATTATATATGATCTGACAGGACAGAAAATTGTCGGCCATCGGGGTCCCGGGGGCGTTATTCATGATTATAGTCTGAAACTGCTTCTGGAACACGGATATATCTACAGTTCGAATTGGCGGGACAGCGATGGACCATTCATACATAAGATTGACGGGAAGGAAATTCCGCTCGTGGAGCTGCCAAAGGATTCTATTTTTGACGATACTGCCTACGACTTTTATACGGATTCAGCACCGGAGCGTTATGAACTGAAATCCCCCGGCGAAATGTTTGAAATCTGGAAGGATGAATTCGATTCTCTGGCTGTAGAAAACCGAATGATTAATTTTGTCTTACATCCTCAGTTTGTCGGCCGTGTAAGCCGCGTCAACATGCTGAGCGATTTAATTGGATACATGTTGTCTAATGGTGCGTGGATTGATACAAATCGTGATGTGGCACAGTATGTGCTCGATCATAAAACATTCTGA